The stretch of DNA AGGATGAACAGACGTCTGAGGACCACCGTGTCTGCCCACCATGTCGTCTGCCTCTCgccctccttttttcccctctgtctctctccttcctgttttatctgtctaTTTCTTATCCGTcctgtcatttctctctttgtaaTCTCACTGATTCACAcactcttcctttcttttgccatctctcccctttttttgctctttcttcatcttttaTCCGacccatccttctctctctctcctttgcttttctttccgTTTCTGCAGCTGTCTCTTTCTGCATCTCTGCACAGCTGcatgctgtctttctctttcccacTGTCTCTCACTCCATCATGTTTCTATCCTTTCCTCTCTTGATTTTCTTAAAGTTCTTAAAGAACATTGTCAGTCTTTCTCCAGCACCCTCTCTAATGCTCTCTATCATGCTACCATCTCTCACATCTGGCCTTTTTCTGTCGACTGCTCTTTCTTTTGCCCTGTCACATTTTATcccattttctctccatctcttgctagttctctccttttctccccaTTCTCTTTActcctttattttcctcccctttccactcatcctcctcttttttctttgtgatgtttcctgtctcttcccctctcattttttcttgtaaatgtttaaatgtttttgcttAGTAGTTCCTTTAATTCTTGAATTGTGACCGTACAGTTTCCTCATGTCTgaattctctttctctgtcacactttatatttctcctttctttttattcctctGCCTTAGTGTCATGTTTTCTACATCTCCCCatttcttcctgtcttcctgtttctttctatctctcatgactttttttaaaatcactttttctctttccctccttgtttctttctctctcccctctttctttatccatctctttctctcgctccttTAATTCTGCTTCCtagtctccctctgtctgtcttcatctccCCTCCCAGTCTccctttccatttctctcttgcttttctttctttctgtctctcttaaCCTCTCTCAGccctttctcttcttccatccctccatccctctttctctttctctcctctaaAGTCTGCTGCCGGTGTGTCTGCTGGCTGCATTAGCCGCCGCTCTGCTCCATCGCCAGATTTATAAGCTGATAGACAGAGTTCAGGGAGGCTGCCAGACCAGAGCTatgcccccccctcccaaaaaaaaaaaaaaaaaaaaaagtacagatgAAAAGTGTCGCACAAGGACTTACAACACTCCCGagggtgtgaatgtgtttgtgagtgagtgagtgtgtgtgtgtgtgtgagtgtgtgtgtgtgtgtgtgcccgcttGCAGCATGCCAAACAAAGTCTGGAGTCATTAGGGTCGGCGCTCACAGACAAGAGAGCAATTAAAAGAGTTATAAACACAACcgcagaaacaaaaagaaaaaaaggaaaacaacaaaaatgtcaccCATTTTGGGGCATTTTGGCTGTGAGGCGTGTGAAACCAAACACACTTCTTCAAAacacgccaaaaaaaaaaaaaaaaagaaagaaagaaagaaagaaagaaagaaggaaagaaagaaagagaaacgtGCAGGTTCAGCTGAGTTCAGGGTGATAGCTGCAGTGCGatgggttgtttttttattttttgtccatGCCGATGGGTCATGTGGTCTCGGGTGACTTgcgatcctctctctctttctctctgtgtttctctgtctctccctctctgtctgtctctctccctctctttctctctctctctctgtctctctccctctctctctctatccggCTGcctggggagagaaaaagatatAACAGCATAAAACTGACATCCTCTTGGCCCGACGCCCAGCTTTATCCAGGCTGGTATACGCTGCTGCTCTGAGGCAGATTtactcagacacacaggcagactcGAACCAGAGTTATTACAGTTTGGGACTTTTTCGTCAGTTTTTCAATTTGTATTTAAAATTCAGTTTCGTTTTAGTTGTTGTGGGTTTGGCAGTTGTGAGTTTCAACTGACCTGTTATTGGTCATTTTCGAAAAATGCAGGGGCTTTACTTCACAAAAGTCATTTTGTATACAGTTGCAACAGGTTTTCTGTAATAGGAACAATAAAGTTCACAAATGTGCGCACATCCAAATAATAAATACTAGGTGCTGGAAAGATAAACATGCGAAAAAATAGACACATAGAGTTCACGCACCAGATGATTTCTAATATTAACAATACAACAATGAATCATGAATTTAATACATAGGCCTACATGTGCCCCTaaccattttgtttttcctgttgttggTGACACGTTTGGTGATCCGTTACCTGCCCAGCATGCTTCTATAATAAATAGACTCATTGCAGACTGCAGCCTCTAATTTTGCTTCTATCTTATATTTATTTCGGACAAACCGCTCTTGTTGCTTTAAACCTAAAATgaatcacttcctgtgcggcATAGGATTCTTCCAGGAAAAGACGGACCAACTTGCAGGGCTCTCGagcaacaaaatgaacaatttcATGAACTGGCTACAGGAGTCACTGACCACAAACCCATGTTCATTTAATGTGaaaaagttagggttagggttaccaAATTTGTCTCTTGTTTAGTGTTCAGGGAAAAGGGTCAAAAAATCTTTTGCTCTGAACataaacaatatgaaaattaaagtgtattttttgtgtattttaaaatttaattttgcatGTAGTCAAGGTCATTTTAGTCTAATATTTCAGTCtcatttcaatttttatttcagttcacaTCAATATTTTTACCATCTAGTTGTTGTCAGTTTTAGTTGACTATAATAACCTTGTCAgtaaatcacacacaaacacactcagagcAGATGGCATCCAACAAAATCCAAAAAGTCAAGATCCACTAATGTGGCCTCTCATAAAACTACATCACTAGTATTTTCTACTGTCTCTCAGTAGTGTGGAATAATAAACATGATTGAACTGACATTTCACTAAAACACCAAGGTAAAACATGAAGCCGTCTTCTGAAATATGACATATCCCTTCCAGGAAAAAGTAATTATCAGGAGTTCATCATTCAGTATCGCTGCCTGTAAAAATGCTGTCGTTTTGTCAGTTGACGCCTTCAGTGACCTATCCATTATAAATTAgtgtaatttgtcttaatttCGTGCTATGACTGATTTTGTAAGATTAGGTGTCACCTTTTCCAGCGGTGGAATGAAACTGTGTTTTGATGCATTatctcagtcacacacaaacgtaAACGTGGAGCGGTCTAGCACAgctttgtttggtttgagagtCACTGAGAGTTTTCAAGCGTGAAACTGTCCTCCAAATGACGGCATCCAGAGAAAAACGAGGCTGAGCTCTTAATTAAAGTTTGATGAAAAATAAGTATGGCCAAAAGCCTTGGTAGAGGGATACTGTAGGACAAAATATAATTTCCTGCTTATTAAGTTGTTTTATATAATTACAAGAGCAAATAGGGGGGTTTTATTGGAATTTAAATCAAAACAGAGAATGACAACCAAATATCTGATGAACTAGAGGCTAAGGTGAAAATGTTTCAGGGGGAATCACTTGCACATATGATTACAAAACATGACAGTTGAGGTGAACTGCTAACTTGTACGATTTCACCTCTGCTAATGCTGGTTTCCACTGCAGAAACCACTCGTCCTGAGTGGCTGGCCGGCTGAAATACAAGCACTGCCCttcaattatttgtgaaagaagGCCCGGGGGTCGGAGGGCACGGCTATTTATTACGGAATCAAAAGGAAGCCCAGTGTTTTTTCAGATGCGTCCAGGAAGTCTGCTATGCATTCCCACACTAACCCGCCCGTGTTTAGACTGAGGGGTCCTGAGGTGAAAGTCGACACGGaccacaaccacaaaaaaagcaagaaatatCCATCTTATAGGCCTAAAACCACCAAGTAGTCCTTACTGATTTAGATGAACTACATACACTCGCAAAGCATTTAAACTTTGAATTTGACActatggtttgttttttttaaacattctgtggtaacactttacaagagtacaacaattaaggttagttaatgctgtaataaacattaagtaacaggtaactaactgttaactaatgtgtctaagaatcatgtactaatgctgttcatgctaaggtattaatttatgttattcaagggttattgtagatattaataataataataataataataattaactaccagttaattaaccattacggcattaactaacattaactaaccttaattgttgtactcttattgtaaagtgttacccattcttttatattttagctttatgtatttgtgttttagtGGTTTTTACATTATCAGTTTCACTGCATTATGTCCTTTAGCAATGCACACTGGCAACAGCTGAGCTAAATTCCTTGCAAGTTATCAAGAAAAGTCTCTTGGTTCACCAAGATGGGGTGAGATCATTTTAAGAAAAGATTTGTAAGATGTTATGAGCGTCAcgcctctgctctctgtgcttGCTGTTGCTGTCCCACTGAAGGAACGTAGTAGGTGCAGCCTATGCTGTTATCTGTCACTGGCAGAACTGGTCACATTCAGGCTCCAAtccccctccagtcatttattaaataatctCTGtacatcaatattacatatttagaagtttttttccccattgaaAACATCCCTTAGTGCCTTAAATGTAATTCTAAACCTAGCCCTCTTTAAAAACGCACAGATCTGTGAAAATGCAAATCTCCATccacctccctgcctgctggcacaTTGGTTGGTAACCCCCcgcctcccacacacacacacacacacacacacacacacacacacacacacacacacctccatcttcagcagaggagtgtggTGCACAACCAGAAGTCACATCACCAAACATGTTTGGCTTTGGttgatgtttattgtttttgcctCTGTTGATTTTGCACTATAAAACATCCTTTCACATACATTCACTTCCTTATACTACTGATGGAACTGAATTCCAAAgctcattgtttatttttaataaagtttttttttttttttttttttttttttaatttccaataTTTGCCCTAGGGTCATAATAATCGTGGGATTATAACAAAAGTCCTTTTTTACGtatcacttttcaaaacaaaatgcctCACAACCAGGAAAAATTGAAAAGCGAATCTGAAACTGTAAAGACCCTGCCCCCTCCTTCACTTTCACATGGTACATTCCAGAGCACAGCCTTGCCTTCACCTTTGACCTTAGAGGGAGAAgaggggttggggtggggtCACCATGGGTTGTGTTGCTCATTCCAGTCCATTAAACTGCCCATTACACTGCAGCTAATCAAGCCTGTTTATGTGTACAATGCTGAACCCACACGAACACATCCAGTGTGCTTATCCACTGAATTTCATGACTGAGTTTGAGTCCAGAAAGTTGGACAGAACGACGCTGGTGAGGAACCTGAATATATTTGGTGCTGGGATTCTAGTAGTGAAGACTCACATTCCtgccacacacaaaacagcacaacaccTGCTTACTATCCCAATGGGAAACCAAAGGGTGCTGATACTGCATGGAAACCATCCGTGCAATGTCAGAAGTTCccaaattaaaacacacaagtcTGAAATTGTATTGGGACGACATGTTgcatttaaataaatcattaccacattaTTGTGAGACAAAAATGTTGTTACAGAACTGGAATAACCCCTAAAAAACATGCCACATTACAAACGTCTGTCATGGGTTTTTATCTAAAGCGACTTTGTTTGCTGGGACAGAAGATAATTTCAAGCAAAGATTGGAATAATGACATTTGGATTTCATCGAGCATGGGCCTTCCACTGTTGGTGCCCCACTGGATTGGTGCATGTTGGGAGAATGGAAGTAGTGGGAGAATgaggtttgtttattttggccTCAAGGTGGAGCTAGAacaaaggtcatgaggtcagcAAAATTGTCAGGATTCATCCTCTGGATAGCAATGAATGTGCTGAACGACTGGTCCAACCAACATGCCCAGCAGGACAAAAAAGATGCAAACTaggtaaatgttaaaaaataaataattgcatACAACATTCTTTGCAAAATAACTGGTGGAAACATAACTAGACAATAAACAGCGATGAAAAGGCAGTAACTCTAAATGACAAACTCTCCTTTAAGGTTGCGGCATGTCCCTGACAGAGGGCATGATCAGGCCGTTGTTTCTGTCACAGATTCAAAAAGATCTGAACCCTGCAAGGGAAAGAGGGACTGAACGGGACAGGTTGTCCTGAGTTGTCCCCACAAGTTGTCcctacagaaaacaaaaagttgcGGTCTGTACCATCTAGAACTGAAGAAGATCCTCAGATAAGCAGCGAAGACTTCAAGATTACCCAGAAAGTCCAGTTGCCTTCGACTTACTGCTAAGAAAGCCCGAGAGTTTGGTTCCGGGCTCGGTCCCGGCTGGTCGGGTTACTCAGTTGCCTCCAGGAATCTGAGGCGTGgggtgtgtgttcgtgtgtatgtgtgtgtgaaatcccCTCACACTGCCCTCTTTGTGCTCCTGCCTCGAGCCCTTGAGCAGGTGTAAcagctgagaggaggagagagagaggacaactGCTGCCTCACCAGACTCTCCAGACATCGCTATGCTTATATGGGATCAGCTCACCCGATGGTTGTCAGCCTCGCCGGGAATAACACCGCTGTCAGAATGCAAGTATGGCTGCAGTCAGCTGAGGCAGCCTCATACAGCCAGACAAAagaataaagtgtcattttctgctgCATGGTTTCAGCTCAGTCGTGCCACATATTGTTCAAAGATTCACATGTTCAAGGCTTCAAGCTGAGGCAGGGATACATGCAAACGGTTTTTACCATCACAAACAAAGCGATCTTTATCACAGTACTGCATAAATAAAGACAGAGGGGACAAACTGGGATTGCCTGAAGGTTTCATCCATAGTTTCTGTCTTGTCATATGCAGTGTTGGGCaagttattttcaaaatgtaagaTATTACATATTACTActtattttaatgtaataagCTACTTTACAAtaggatttgttttttgtggtgGCGCGGAGGTGGAAGTGCCACGCTGTGGATGAATTcttgaaaaagacaaatactGTATTTAGGTAGTAGTACGTTACTTGACAtagtaaatgtaataatattacCGTAATCCTGTTAGGAGCGTGTTATATTACTTTGTTACTgctaaaattaatattttactgtaACGTGTTCCCCCAACAACGGTCATATGTCAAGGGTTCAAGAATAACTGCACCCAGCTGAGACAGATTTACTTGTTCATTAATGATAATCTAAAGAACAGACAGTATACAAAGAGAATAACTTTATATAAAACTTGTATATATGGgtagaagatgaagatgatcaAGAGTTTGCTACAGTTTTTAGGCGTTCATACTGCCTTGACTCAACAATGATGCACTAAGGTGAGGCCAGATCACATGTACATTCATCAGAGTATAACTGTGCATATGGAAGAAAAGCCGTTAATAATTTGGTTCCACTGAGGTCAAGGATCTCTTTTCCAAGGAAGACTTGGCCAAGACGACAGCAACACATTTAGTtgtgattaaaaagaaaaactgaacttAATTCTGTTTTGCTGAATCATTATGAGATAAAGGCAAGGAGGGGAAAGAACTGGCAATTTCTGGAAATTTTTCCTGTATGCTCTTACTCAATCACACCACATACTACCCGTTCTCAGCCAGAGGAGCAGAAAGGGGCATTTTTCCACACCAAAAATATTTACCACCTAACCCAACTTTGGGAGAATTTCCTCACTTAATGTGACTAACTGGATCGGGTGGGCCAAGCGCCACATCACGAagccacaacaaacacaaaccccTGACAGCTATTTTAATCTCCTCTGCAAGCTTCCATCTGTTGAACTGAAGTAAGACTCTGGACTTGGGTCTTATCTAATTTGCAAACAATTCCAAGTGTTTGTTTTAGTCAACTTGGAGCGCCAGATGGGTGGGTTTGTTACAAAAGGACGACAGAAAAGACAATGCTGCAgcattttaaagtaaaaattaagCCATCtcatcagcctaaatcacaagtTGCAGGTGCAAGAGCAATAAACCCCATCCTTATAAAGTGTAACACCGAAGATTCATGTAATTTACTGGAATTAAATACTTATCTCTTAATAGTCACTGGTAAATCAAAACCTAAGAGTCAAATACAAATCCTCAACAGCAATGACTGGTTGTTCTGCTGTCCAGTGGAAGCTGGACTTGGcagtgtttcttgtttttttgctctctcaTTATATTGGTGGCTGAGGCAGTCACATTTTATAACTGTCACATTACAGCATTTCTGgatattgaaataaaaaaaaaaattaaaaattaaagagGTTCTTAGTTGCTTCCATTTAgagctgccagtgtgtgtgaagttgtttCCAGCTTTAAAACCACGTCAAAGACAGTATTTAGTCgatatattttattgatttccaCAAGGAAATTTTCTTTTCTGATGTCTCCCCCCACAGGGAAGTCAGAGGTCAGCCCAAGGTAACCTGAGCACAAATCCTGTTTTCCAGCAACATCctgcctcacactcacacagtaaCATACATTCACACCTGAGAGCAGCCCATCACAAACAGTGTTCACTGCAACTAGGGGGTgaggtgccttgctcaagggctctTTAGCCATGAGTATTTAGGAAGGTGggacacacaccctctctcccacacacacccgCACCTTTCCTGAGGGATCAAACCAGCAACTACCACCTGCTTCTCTAAACTTTAGACAATGGCCGCGACTGACAATTTGTAAAACGTCCCGATGCTGTAAACTCCGTCTCTCCGGTGCCACCAGGAGTCACAAACAATCCCTCTGAATAATTTTGCAAATAGTCTTCAGACTAGGCTTGCAAGACTCCACAAATATTCCTCAGTGCTGTGGCATGCAGTGCTCTCCCCTCCCATGGCCCGCTGGTATGCAGACAGCTGCCTGGCGATGACACTGCACATACAGGCCTCTCTGGACCTGCCAGCCTGCCCTGCTGGGGGGGGAATTTAAAGTTTAAAGGGGCTCAAACCGGACAGctgggtgtgtgttgatgctgtgtgagagagtgtgtgctgtATATACATTCTCTCCCTCATCCACTGACCAGTCTCACACGACCAGGATTAAGGGACCTGAAGATATCTACTTTTCGGCAAAGCTGTGGTTGATAATAGCTTTCTTTTTGCAGCACTTTGATTGATAAGACTTCTATTTGAGCTCTTTCACCTGCTACTGAgtgtatgtgagagtgtgtgtgctataTTTACATTCTCTCCCTCATCAAGTCACCGTTCTCACACGACAAGGACTAAGGCACCTGAAGAGAGCTTCCTTTCTGCAGCGTATTGGTTGACAAGGCTCCTAtcttaactttcagagactacTGAGTGTatttccagtgtgtgtttgtgagtgtgtgtgtgaggttttgtcttctcttcctcacacactcataaatTCATTTCAAGTGAAGAAGACTTAGGAGCCTCCAAGGCTAACAGGATATTGTCTCATTTACAAAGCCTCTGTTGATAAGACTGTTTGGGTTTGAGTTGCGTTCGCCAGCTGCCCGTCATGGGTGCGTTTATTGCGAAGATGCTGCTGCCGACCGTCAGCAGCCTGGTCTTCCTGCCTGCAGCCAGCGTGGCTGCCAAGAGAGGCTTCCACATGGAGGCCATGGTCTACTTCTTCACCATGTTCTTTACTGCGGTAAgaaccacaccaacaacactGGACAGAAGAAACAGTcattgtactgtatgttttacATCTAAGGCATTTAGCTGCGGTTCTTAGCCAGAGCAACTCAGTGATTTGGtattgatgaaatgaaatgtttctgtgtgaatTTGAGTGGGTGTGGACACAGAGATCTTGTGAGACTGAATATATAGTTATTCTGAAGGCATGGGAGTTAactgttttctgtatttctctattttatctttgtattttgtgtattttatattgCTCAGCTGAAGGTGCACTTTGGCTCAGGAGTATGCCATTTGATTAATATCTGTGTCACATTAAATTTGGAAAGACTTTCTTAAAAGATGTCTGATGTTCACTGTTCAGTattgtaaaacaacaacaacaaaaaaacaacacttattATTGAAATTGAAAATAGATCTTTATAAGATCTCCGACTAAACACGTAAGTAATAAGCCACAGTGAGTTATATTTTAATGGCAGTAATGATTTTGCGAGGTAAACACCTTCTTTCAAACGGTGAAgatctcattttgaaatacaACTTGTTTCAGATTTACCATGCGTGTGATGGGCCAGGCCTCTCCATCCTGTGTTTCATGAAATATGAGATTTTGGAGTACTTCAGTGTTTACGGCACCGCTCTCTCCATGTGGGTCACACTTATAGGTGAGCACAGACAGCACCACCCCTACCAGCAcatctgatgtgtgtgtatgttcaaaatccaactaaaaaaaaaaaaaaaaaactcaaattaaaaaaggtatcagaggaaaagagagaaatggtcCTTGCTCACATCCCAACAATGTTCAGGCTAGTTTTATATTCCTAATTTTTTTCCAGAATGTGAAACGGCACATCACCAGTATTTTTGCACTAAGGCTGACGTGATCTACCTGCAGCAAGACTGAGCAGTTGTTGATAACATGTGTTATGTCTTTGAGTGCTGCTCACATATGCATGATCTCCTttcatgtatatacacacacacacacacacacacacacacacacaccttgttcaGTGTCTCatacatttgttcatttgctgtCTACCTGATTAGATCTTAAATCACTTTTTATAAGCAATTACCTCTTACCTCCTGCTTCAGTGCGTCTTGTTTGTACCCATTTTACTGTATTGTCATTGTACTGTACTGTCAAAGTAATTTGCTATACGTTTCAGGCTATTTTTTGgctgtttctgctttattggtcAGTTGAAAATAGGGAGCAACAGGACCTTTTATTGACCTCTGCCATTTGACAAAGGTAGTACTCTGGATTTAAAGCCATGACATTACAATTAGATGGTATGTGCCTTAGTCAACTGAGTCACTGGGAAGCCAAAAAGTCTGACATTTCTACTGTCATTATTTACATATCTTATATCAGTGGTTCCCATACTAGTGTCCGGGGACTCGCAGCGCTCTTTCAGAGGTTCCAAAGAAggttactttcatttttatgttaattAATTCACCGTAAGTTCATTAAAATTGAATTCATCAAAATTACTATAGTGACCCGAGGTTCTCCACCGTTATATCTTACTGTAGATCATAAGCAGACAGCAGAAATCTTCTCAAATGGTCTATCAAAGATCCAAATATAAAAGTTTGGGAAGCCCTGTCTCATATTTGTTCCTGTTGCAGCTCTGGGTGACTTTGAGGAACCAAAGCGCTCCAGTATAATCATGTTTGGCGTGTTGAGCATTGCTGTGAGGATCTACCAGGACCGCTGGGGCTATGGCATCTACTCTGGACCAATAGGATCGGCTgtcttcatcatcactgtcaaatGGGTGAGGTGCTTAAGAATGCACCACGACAAACCAAATGATATTAGGGCATCATACATGGCAAAGTTTGGTGGTTTGGAGTTAATATTCTATGGGAGGCACAATGTAGTGGCTTTTCTCCATCATCTTCTCCATCTTCTGCATCTTCTTCACATTCTTTTCCTGT from Myripristis murdjan chromosome 9, fMyrMur1.1, whole genome shotgun sequence encodes:
- the mymk gene encoding protein myomaker, with protein sequence MGAFIAKMLLPTVSSLVFLPAASVAAKRGFHMEAMVYFFTMFFTAIYHACDGPGLSILCFMKYEILEYFSVYGTALSMWVTLIALGDFEEPKRSSIIMFGVLSIAVRIYQDRWGYGIYSGPIGSAVFIITVKWLQKMKELRAVYPEKTVYTQQVGPGCCFGALALMLRFYFEEWDYAYVHSFYHLSLAVSFVLLLPKKNRYAGTGRGAAKLSCYTLCCCV